One stretch of Streptomyces hygroscopicus DNA includes these proteins:
- a CDS encoding AraC family transcriptional regulator, translated as MSRKNHHVAVLVLEGAKPLDVGIPAQVFSNRPSMPYEVRVCGAAPGLVTGGDGLSYHVAEGLEAFEHADTVFIPGYREPATTEPSTAVVSALMAAHERGTRLAAISTGAFALAATGLLDGKRATTHWHYTKALAERHPLVRVDENVLFVDEGDVLTSAGAASGIDLCLHLVRRDLGVGLSNHVARRLVAAPYRSGGQAQYVPRSVPEPLGDLFAGTREWALAHLAEPLTLEALARNARVSARTFSRRFVEDTGYTPMQWVLRARVDLARELLERTDLGVEQIADRVGLGTGANLRLHFHRILGTSPTEYRHTFSA; from the coding sequence ATGAGCCGGAAGAACCACCATGTCGCCGTGCTCGTACTCGAGGGCGCCAAGCCACTCGACGTCGGCATCCCCGCGCAGGTGTTCTCCAACCGGCCGAGCATGCCCTACGAGGTACGGGTGTGCGGGGCCGCGCCCGGACTGGTGACCGGCGGCGACGGCCTCTCGTATCACGTGGCCGAGGGGCTCGAGGCGTTCGAGCACGCCGACACCGTCTTCATCCCCGGCTACCGGGAGCCGGCGACCACGGAACCGTCGACAGCGGTCGTCAGCGCGCTCATGGCCGCCCACGAGCGCGGGACCCGGCTCGCGGCCATCTCGACCGGGGCGTTCGCGCTGGCCGCGACGGGCCTGCTCGACGGCAAGCGGGCGACGACCCACTGGCACTACACCAAGGCTCTCGCCGAGAGACATCCGCTGGTGCGGGTGGACGAGAACGTGCTGTTCGTGGACGAGGGCGATGTGCTCACCTCGGCGGGCGCCGCATCCGGCATCGACCTGTGCCTGCACCTGGTACGGCGCGACCTCGGCGTCGGGCTCTCCAACCACGTGGCCAGACGGCTGGTGGCGGCGCCGTATCGCAGCGGTGGGCAGGCGCAGTACGTCCCCCGGAGTGTGCCCGAGCCGCTCGGCGACCTGTTCGCGGGCACACGGGAGTGGGCCCTGGCGCACCTCGCCGAACCGCTGACCCTCGAAGCGCTCGCCCGCAACGCGCGGGTGTCGGCGCGCACCTTCTCGCGGCGGTTCGTGGAGGACACCGGCTACACGCCGATGCAGTGGGTGCTCAGGGCGCGGGTGGACCTGGCACGCGAGCTGCTCGAACGCACCGATCTGGGCGTGGAGCAGATCGCCGACCGAGTCGGCCTCGGCACCGGCGCGAACCTGCGTCTGCACTTCCACCGCATTCTCGGCACCTCCCCGACGGAGTACCGCCACACCTTCTCGGCCTGA
- a CDS encoding MFS transporter translates to MTQEASGPLSAQSPPAGEGRTGPRPAGPAGATPGALALLTLCAAHFMDAIDLSDVGVALPAIQDDLGMSPASLQWVMSAYALGYGGFLLLGGRAADLLGRRRTFLAAVGVFAVVSVAGAVAPSGGLLIVARLVKGVAAGFLAPAALSLITTNWPEGPERGRALGWYATAGACGFVGGLVLGGVLTEVSWRLVFALPVPIAVAALIAGSRLLPPDPPPAGRGRVDVAGALTVTGGLLLCVYAIAQAPEHGWTSVRTIALFAATAILLALFVRIEARAGTPLVPLSFLTRRQSVGANLTIFAMWGAYTSFAFLATLYLQNVLGWTPLETAGAFVPLGLVNGAVAPFAGRLAAGFGAHRMIAAGMLLLAASYAMFFRIGPDSSFVSVVLPVMVLNGLGTAATFPALNMSAVTGVPDRDQGLAGALLNTSMQIGGAVVLAVVTAVADAGQRANGTDPLAGYVPAIAVIVGGVLAGLAATTLIRNARAHTTLPTTDASRGGIEEGQHHDDTHSSR, encoded by the coding sequence ATGACGCAGGAGGCCAGCGGCCCCCTCTCAGCACAGAGCCCACCGGCCGGCGAAGGCCGGACCGGTCCCCGGCCCGCCGGGCCCGCCGGTGCGACGCCCGGCGCACTCGCCCTGCTGACCCTGTGCGCCGCCCACTTCATGGACGCCATCGACCTGTCCGACGTGGGCGTCGCCCTGCCCGCCATCCAGGACGACCTGGGCATGTCACCGGCGTCCCTGCAGTGGGTGATGTCCGCGTACGCCCTCGGCTACGGCGGTTTCCTGCTGCTGGGCGGCAGGGCGGCCGACCTGCTCGGCCGCCGGCGTACCTTCCTGGCGGCCGTTGGTGTGTTCGCGGTGGTCAGCGTGGCGGGGGCGGTCGCTCCCAGTGGCGGGCTGCTCATCGTGGCCCGGCTGGTCAAGGGCGTGGCCGCCGGGTTCCTCGCCCCGGCGGCACTGTCCTTGATCACCACCAACTGGCCGGAAGGCCCCGAGCGCGGCAGGGCCCTGGGCTGGTACGCCACCGCGGGCGCCTGCGGATTCGTCGGCGGCCTGGTGCTCGGCGGTGTGCTCACCGAGGTCTCCTGGCGGCTGGTGTTCGCGCTGCCGGTGCCCATCGCCGTGGCCGCGCTCATCGCGGGAAGCCGTCTGCTGCCGCCGGACCCGCCGCCGGCCGGGCGGGGCAGGGTCGATGTCGCCGGGGCGCTGACCGTCACCGGCGGGCTTCTCCTGTGTGTCTACGCCATCGCACAGGCGCCGGAGCACGGCTGGACCTCGGTGCGCACCATCGCCCTGTTCGCGGCGACAGCGATCCTGCTCGCTCTGTTCGTGCGCATCGAGGCCAGGGCCGGCACGCCCCTGGTGCCCCTGTCCTTCCTCACCCGCCGCCAGAGCGTGGGCGCCAACTTGACGATCTTCGCGATGTGGGGCGCGTACACCTCCTTCGCGTTCCTCGCCACCCTCTATCTGCAGAACGTGCTGGGCTGGACGCCCCTGGAGACGGCCGGTGCCTTTGTCCCCCTCGGCCTGGTCAACGGCGCGGTGGCGCCCTTCGCGGGGCGTCTCGCGGCCGGGTTCGGCGCCCACCGCATGATCGCGGCCGGGATGCTGCTGCTGGCCGCGTCGTACGCGATGTTCTTCCGGATCGGACCCGACTCCTCCTTCGTCTCCGTGGTCCTGCCCGTCATGGTCCTCAACGGCCTCGGCACCGCCGCCACGTTCCCCGCCCTGAACATGAGCGCCGTCACCGGTGTACCCGACCGGGACCAGGGCCTCGCCGGGGCGCTGCTCAACACCTCCATGCAGATCGGCGGTGCCGTCGTGCTGGCCGTCGTCACCGCGGTGGCCGACGCCGGTCAGCGGGCGAACGGCACGGATCCGCTGGCCGGATACGTCCCGGCCATCGCGGTCATCGTCGGCGGCGTCCTCGCGGGTCTGGCCGCCACCACGCTCATCCGCAACGCCCGAGCGCACACCACCCTGCCCACCACCGACGCTTCCCGCGGTGGCATCGAAGAAGGACAGCACCATGACGACACCCACTCATCCCGCTGA
- a CDS encoding esterase, which translates to MPPFDPELSAVLKSLGNGPREPVTPGNLAARQERDVATRPRPTAEDLRADGRFEVAELTVPGLRDGPDVTLVSVRPTGRAGPLPLLYYMHGGAMIMGNAWSVLPRILREWVLPLDMAVISVEYRLAPRTRYPGPLEDCYAGLLWATGHAAELGIDPDRVIVGGKSAGGGLAAALALLVRDRGGPGVLGQLLLCPMLDDRGRTFSSHQMSGLGMWDLISNETAWKALLGDGYGAADLPPYAAPARATDVSGLPPAFIDVGSAEMFRDEDVAYANAIWRAGGQAELHVWPGAYHGFDGLAPRAAISKDAREARTRWLRRLLTHSRSTTSTEPRTGASPGPGGKSSGHRVPLR; encoded by the coding sequence GTGCCTCCCTTCGACCCCGAACTGAGTGCCGTGTTGAAGTCCTTGGGCAATGGGCCCAGAGAGCCGGTCACTCCTGGGAATCTCGCCGCCCGGCAAGAGCGGGACGTCGCGACCCGGCCCAGGCCGACGGCCGAGGACCTGCGGGCCGATGGCCGTTTCGAGGTGGCGGAGCTGACCGTTCCGGGGCTGCGGGACGGCCCCGATGTCACGCTGGTGAGCGTGCGGCCCACCGGGCGGGCAGGGCCGCTGCCGCTGCTGTACTACATGCACGGCGGCGCGATGATCATGGGCAACGCATGGTCGGTGCTGCCGCGGATCCTTCGCGAGTGGGTCCTCCCGCTGGACATGGCCGTCATCTCGGTCGAGTACCGGCTGGCACCGCGGACGCGGTACCCCGGACCGCTGGAGGACTGTTACGCGGGACTTCTCTGGGCCACCGGGCACGCCGCCGAACTGGGCATCGACCCGGACCGCGTCATCGTCGGCGGGAAGAGCGCCGGTGGCGGCCTCGCCGCGGCCCTCGCCCTGCTGGTCCGTGACCGTGGCGGTCCCGGCGTCCTCGGGCAGTTGCTGCTGTGCCCGATGCTCGACGACCGCGGGCGCACATTCTCCAGCCACCAGATGTCGGGCCTCGGGATGTGGGATCTCATCTCCAACGAGACCGCCTGGAAAGCACTGCTGGGTGACGGCTACGGCGCGGCGGACCTGCCGCCCTACGCGGCCCCTGCCCGCGCCACGGACGTATCCGGTCTCCCCCCGGCGTTCATCGACGTCGGCTCGGCGGAGATGTTCCGCGACGAAGACGTGGCGTACGCGAACGCGATCTGGCGGGCCGGCGGCCAGGCCGAACTGCACGTATGGCCCGGCGCCTATCACGGTTTCGACGGCTTGGCGCCACGGGCGGCCATCAGCAAAGACGCACGCGAGGCCCGGACCCGCTGGCTGAGGCGCCTCCTCACGCACTCAAGGAGCACGACGAGCACAGAGCCGCGGACCGGGGCATCCCCGGGCCCCGGGGGCAAAAGCAGTGGACATCGCGTACCCCTGCGGTGA
- a CDS encoding short-chain dehydrogenase: MTTPTHPADSGEFTGKTALVTGAARGVGKETVRLLHSRGARIVAVDQRHEVTELASDFPGVHPLVGDITEEATAHRAVRAAVDAFGGLDILVNNAGRTLNKPITETTAEDWDTVMAVNARGSFLVSREAFRVMREGGGGAIVSTGSYTCTVALPQGAAYSASKGALAQLTKVLAVEGGPLGIRANIVAAGVIETDFLDTFRSDSRAYLASFADAQPLGRVAQPEEIAEVLCFLISPRSSFITGAVVAADGGFTAI; this comes from the coding sequence ATGACGACACCCACTCATCCCGCTGATTCCGGGGAGTTCACGGGCAAGACCGCCCTGGTCACAGGGGCGGCACGCGGCGTCGGCAAGGAGACCGTCCGGCTTCTGCACAGCCGCGGCGCACGGATCGTCGCCGTCGACCAGCGCCACGAGGTGACGGAACTGGCCTCGGACTTCCCGGGTGTTCACCCCTTGGTCGGCGACATCACGGAAGAGGCGACCGCCCACCGCGCGGTACGGGCAGCCGTCGATGCCTTCGGCGGCCTGGACATCCTGGTCAACAACGCCGGGCGCACCCTCAACAAGCCGATCACGGAGACGACGGCAGAGGACTGGGACACCGTGATGGCGGTCAATGCCCGTGGGTCCTTCCTCGTCTCCCGTGAGGCGTTCCGGGTGATGAGGGAAGGCGGTGGTGGAGCCATCGTGAGCACGGGTTCCTACACATGCACCGTCGCACTGCCCCAGGGCGCCGCGTACAGCGCCTCCAAAGGTGCCCTGGCTCAGCTGACCAAGGTCCTCGCCGTCGAAGGCGGGCCGCTGGGCATCCGGGCGAACATCGTGGCCGCGGGAGTCATCGAGACGGACTTCCTCGACACGTTCCGGTCCGACAGCCGTGCGTACCTGGCATCCTTCGCCGACGCCCAGCCGCTCGGCCGGGTGGCCCAGCCCGAGGAGATCGCCGAAGTGCTCTGCTTCCTCATCTCGCCCCGCTCCAGCTTCATCACGGGCGCCGTGGTCGCGGCGGACGGCGGCTTCACCGCGATCTGA
- a CDS encoding peptide synthetase, translating into MPDQRHASTLPQLLERAASDTTRGVVFIGGPFLSYAELRECACRIAQGLRDRGTAPGDRVLIAANDPEPFFRAFWGCVLAGAVPCPIAPPADPSRWHAQLEHLRTLLGDPLVVMSKTAHGDLPDVGLRSVTVEELSHAVAEPDQHHVAAPDDLALLMLTSGSTGSSKAVRLTHANLLAAQAGKAGALELGPDDTSLNWISVDHIAAIEAHLLPMFNGAGQVMTTPATVLADPVEFLRLLTAHRVRVTFTPNFLFGQINQALAGRPASRQEVDLSHIRHIISGGEATVTATVRAFLDTLSRYGLRGDVIVPAFGMTETCAGSVFNRDFATRDLETEFPPLGSPVRGLRIRITDDDGKVLAATDQPGSAEPGEVQLHGPMVSGGYFGNDRATAQAFTPDGWFRTGDLGHLDSEGRLMLVGRTKDSIIVSGVNYYSHDLEAVLDELDGVKRGQVAAFPIRPEGADTEQLAIAFVPAGGTADETAVYRAIVAIRSSTVMHWGFRPQLILPVTEDEIPRGNLGKIQRSRLRAAVEDGSLDAAARRSDEVSTRFLGGHVAPEGDVETALAAIYARVLDTRTVSSTASFFDLGGTSLDVLRLKLEIQTEFGIEDVPMSTLLQAPAVRALAGRLTAGHGATGDATYDPLVPLQVTGDGTPLFCVHPGLGEVLVFVNLAKYFTGERPFYALRARGFGAGETHFESFADMVSTYVEAIRRAQPSGPYAVAGYSYGGAVAFEIAKRLEADGDQVDFVGVFNLPPRISDRMNEITFTDGAINLALFLELIDASDIERLTATLRPLPEADQLAYLIDHAPKRRLTELDLSVERFTAWVHLAQSMVHLGRTYEPSGSVGQVKVFYCTPLRGTKEEWLEGQLSHWDEFTRDPNTYLEVDGEHYTLMSPQHVQTFQATLRQELARALG; encoded by the coding sequence ATGCCGGATCAACGTCATGCCTCGACACTCCCGCAGCTGCTCGAGCGCGCGGCATCCGACACGACTCGAGGCGTTGTATTCATCGGCGGCCCCTTCCTTTCCTACGCGGAGTTGCGGGAGTGCGCCTGCCGGATTGCGCAGGGGCTGCGCGACCGCGGCACCGCCCCGGGTGACCGGGTACTCATCGCGGCCAACGATCCGGAGCCCTTCTTCCGCGCCTTCTGGGGGTGCGTACTCGCCGGTGCCGTGCCGTGTCCGATCGCACCGCCGGCCGACCCTTCCCGGTGGCACGCTCAACTGGAGCACCTGCGCACGCTCCTGGGCGACCCGTTGGTGGTCATGTCCAAGACGGCCCACGGAGACCTGCCCGACGTGGGGCTGCGGAGCGTGACGGTCGAGGAGCTGAGTCATGCCGTGGCCGAGCCCGATCAGCACCATGTGGCCGCGCCGGACGATCTCGCCCTGCTGATGCTCACCTCCGGGTCCACCGGATCGAGCAAGGCGGTCAGACTCACCCACGCCAACCTGCTGGCGGCCCAGGCCGGTAAGGCGGGAGCGCTGGAACTCGGGCCCGACGACACCTCGTTGAACTGGATCTCGGTCGATCACATCGCCGCCATCGAGGCGCATCTGCTGCCGATGTTCAACGGGGCCGGCCAGGTCATGACGACGCCGGCCACGGTACTGGCGGACCCCGTGGAGTTCCTCCGGCTGCTCACGGCTCATCGGGTGCGAGTGACGTTCACCCCCAACTTTCTGTTCGGGCAGATCAACCAGGCCCTCGCCGGGCGGCCCGCCTCGCGGCAGGAGGTGGACCTGTCACACATACGGCACATCATCTCCGGTGGTGAGGCCACCGTGACCGCCACCGTACGGGCGTTCCTGGACACGCTCTCCCGCTACGGGTTGCGCGGAGATGTGATCGTGCCCGCGTTCGGAATGACCGAGACCTGCGCGGGCAGCGTGTTCAACCGCGACTTCGCCACCCGTGACCTGGAGACGGAGTTCCCCCCGCTGGGCAGCCCGGTGCGGGGCCTGCGGATTCGCATCACCGACGACGACGGCAAGGTGCTGGCCGCCACCGACCAGCCCGGATCGGCCGAGCCGGGGGAGGTGCAGCTGCACGGCCCGATGGTCTCCGGCGGCTACTTCGGCAACGACCGGGCCACCGCACAGGCGTTCACCCCCGACGGCTGGTTCCGCACCGGAGACCTGGGCCACCTCGACTCCGAGGGCCGGTTGATGCTGGTCGGCCGCACCAAGGACTCCATCATCGTCAGCGGCGTCAACTACTACAGCCACGACCTGGAAGCGGTCCTGGACGAGCTGGACGGGGTGAAGCGCGGACAGGTCGCCGCGTTCCCGATACGCCCCGAGGGGGCCGACACCGAACAGCTCGCCATCGCGTTCGTCCCGGCGGGCGGCACCGCTGACGAGACCGCGGTGTACCGGGCCATCGTGGCGATCCGCAGCTCCACGGTGATGCACTGGGGATTCCGGCCACAGCTGATCCTCCCCGTCACCGAGGACGAGATCCCCCGCGGCAACCTCGGCAAGATCCAGCGGTCGCGGCTGCGCGCGGCCGTCGAGGACGGGAGCCTGGACGCGGCGGCCCGTCGGTCGGACGAGGTGAGCACCCGGTTCCTCGGCGGCCACGTGGCCCCGGAGGGCGACGTCGAGACCGCACTGGCCGCCATCTACGCACGCGTCCTGGACACCAGGACGGTGTCGTCGACCGCCAGCTTCTTCGACCTGGGCGGAACCTCGCTGGACGTGCTGCGGCTCAAGCTGGAGATTCAGACCGAGTTCGGCATCGAGGATGTGCCGATGTCCACGCTCCTGCAGGCCCCGGCCGTACGAGCGCTGGCCGGCCGCCTGACCGCCGGACACGGTGCCACCGGAGACGCCACCTACGATCCGCTGGTGCCACTGCAGGTCACCGGAGACGGGACGCCACTCTTCTGCGTCCACCCCGGCCTGGGGGAGGTGCTGGTGTTCGTCAACCTCGCCAAGTACTTCACCGGCGAGCGGCCCTTCTACGCCCTGCGCGCCCGTGGCTTCGGGGCGGGCGAGACCCACTTCGAGTCGTTCGCCGACATGGTCTCCACCTACGTCGAGGCCATCCGGCGGGCGCAGCCCAGCGGCCCGTACGCCGTCGCGGGGTACTCCTACGGCGGGGCGGTGGCGTTCGAGATCGCCAAGCGGTTGGAAGCAGACGGCGACCAGGTCGATTTCGTGGGTGTCTTCAACCTGCCGCCGCGGATCTCCGACCGCATGAACGAGATCACCTTCACCGACGGCGCGATCAACCTGGCGCTGTTCCTCGAGCTGATCGACGCCTCCGACATCGAGCGGCTGACCGCCACCCTCCGGCCGCTGCCCGAGGCCGATCAGCTGGCCTATCTGATCGACCACGCGCCCAAGCGGCGCCTGACCGAACTGGACCTCTCCGTCGAACGGTTCACCGCCTGGGTGCACCTCGCGCAGAGCATGGTGCACCTGGGCCGTACCTACGAACCGTCGGGTTCGGTCGGCCAGGTGAAGGTCTTCTACTGCACCCCGCTGCGCGGCACCAAAGAGGAATGGCTGGAGGGCCAGCTCAGCCACTGGGACGAGTTCACTCGCGACCCCAACACCTACCTCGAGGTCGACGGGGAGCACTACACCCTGATGAGCCCGCAGCATGTGCAGACCTTCCAGGCGACCTTGCGGCAGGAACTGGCCCGCGCGCTCGGCTGA
- a CDS encoding methyltransferase yields the protein MNQEEIWDVDTAQRYDTPGTGMFAPEILEPAVDRLAELAGGGAALEFAIGTGRVAVPLAERGVPVTGIELSLPMIRQLRTRAGEATIPVIVGDMATSAAPGEYTLVYLVYNTISNLLTQAEQVECFRNAARHLRPGGRFVIELWVPELRKLPPGQTGTVCQAEPGYIGLDTYDVLRQHVVSHHFRFDDSKQARLTRSPHRYIWPAELDLMAQLAGFELETRHADWTGAEFTAESRSHVSVYRLPPN from the coding sequence ATGAACCAGGAGGAGATCTGGGACGTCGACACCGCTCAGCGCTACGACACGCCGGGCACGGGCATGTTCGCGCCCGAGATCTTGGAGCCGGCCGTGGACCGCCTGGCTGAGCTCGCAGGCGGCGGAGCGGCGCTCGAATTCGCCATCGGCACCGGCCGGGTGGCCGTCCCGCTCGCCGAACGAGGGGTCCCTGTCACCGGGATCGAGCTGTCGCTTCCGATGATCCGTCAACTGCGCACCAGGGCGGGCGAGGCGACGATCCCCGTGATCGTGGGCGACATGGCGACTTCCGCGGCTCCCGGGGAGTACACGCTCGTCTATCTCGTCTACAACACCATCTCCAACCTGCTCACCCAAGCCGAGCAGGTGGAGTGCTTCCGCAACGCCGCCCGCCACCTCAGGCCCGGTGGCAGGTTCGTGATCGAACTCTGGGTGCCCGAGCTGCGCAAGCTCCCGCCGGGCCAGACGGGCACTGTCTGTCAAGCCGAGCCCGGCTACATCGGGTTGGACACCTACGACGTACTGCGCCAGCACGTCGTCTCGCACCACTTCCGGTTCGACGACAGCAAGCAGGCTCGGCTGACCCGCAGTCCGCACCGGTACATCTGGCCGGCCGAACTCGACCTCATGGCTCAGTTGGCCGGATTCGAGTTGGAGACCAGGCATGCGGACTGGACCGGCGCCGAATTCACCGCCGAGTCGCGCTCTCATGTCTCCGTCTACCGCCTCCCGCCGAACTGA
- a CDS encoding MarR family transcriptional regulator yields the protein MTALDPTASGPTAPGPATPGANTPGPAAPGPATQGAVAPGSVAPSPAVPESGELAERLRTALQHLLPGLRGTRGEHGDLTPSRQAALGALDTHGPMRISALATRLGIALPTTSRMVDLLDASGWIERTPDPEDRRASLIALTDPGRQLLHTVRHETAARLAARIETLSPEEQRALYTALPALESLADSTNPSRSPSTSS from the coding sequence ATGACCGCGCTCGACCCCACCGCCTCAGGCCCCACCGCCCCGGGCCCTGCCACTCCAGGCGCCAACACCCCGGGCCCCGCCGCCCCGGGTCCCGCCACGCAGGGTGCCGTGGCCCCGGGCTCCGTAGCCCCGAGTCCCGCCGTTCCGGAATCGGGGGAGCTGGCCGAACGGCTGCGTACCGCCCTCCAGCATCTGCTCCCCGGCCTGCGGGGCACCCGGGGCGAACACGGCGATCTCACCCCCAGCCGCCAGGCGGCCCTGGGAGCGCTCGACACCCACGGCCCGATGCGCATCAGCGCCCTCGCGACCCGGCTGGGCATCGCCCTGCCGACCACGTCCCGCATGGTCGATCTGCTCGACGCCTCCGGCTGGATCGAGCGCACCCCCGACCCCGAGGACCGCCGCGCCAGCCTGATCGCCCTCACCGACCCCGGTCGTCAACTCCTCCACACCGTGCGCCACGAGACCGCCGCCCGGCTCGCCGCGCGGATCGAGACGCTGAGCCCCGAGGAGCAGCGGGCGCTGTACACCGCGCTGCCAGCCCTGGAGTCCCTGGCCGACTCCACGAACCCGTCCAGGAGCCCATCCACGAGCTCGTAG
- a CDS encoding XRE family transcriptional regulator, with protein sequence MASYGTRRVPGLRREEVAVLAGINADYYTRLEQGRERRPSAQVLDALSRALRLDGDTRGHLYRLAGTVPDDPAVRVPDQVSPGLRQLMDGYPHTPALVLNRTLDVLATNALADGLYSPFRPADNLARMAFADPAGRTFYQDWDRAAQATVANLRQAAGYEPDNSRLLGLVDTLSENSADFARLWGSHTVRGKTQEAKRFQHPDVGPLTLSYQAFDVREAPGQQLVIYHAEPGGSSAEALRLLGSIHATRTRPSPRGADRT encoded by the coding sequence ATGGCGAGCTACGGCACCCGCCGCGTTCCCGGGCTGCGCCGCGAGGAGGTCGCGGTGCTCGCCGGCATCAACGCCGACTACTACACCCGGCTGGAACAAGGCCGGGAGCGCCGCCCCTCCGCGCAGGTTCTCGACGCGCTCAGCCGTGCGCTGCGCCTCGACGGCGACACCCGGGGCCATCTGTACCGGCTGGCCGGCACGGTGCCCGACGACCCCGCCGTCCGCGTGCCCGACCAGGTCAGCCCCGGGTTGCGGCAACTGATGGACGGCTACCCCCACACGCCTGCCCTCGTGCTCAACCGGACTCTGGACGTCCTCGCCACCAACGCGCTGGCCGACGGCCTCTACTCACCGTTCCGTCCGGCGGACAACCTGGCTCGCATGGCCTTCGCGGACCCCGCGGGCCGCACCTTCTATCAGGACTGGGACCGGGCGGCCCAGGCCACCGTGGCGAATCTGCGCCAGGCGGCGGGCTACGAGCCGGACAACTCGCGCCTGCTCGGGCTCGTGGACACTCTCAGCGAGAACAGCGCGGACTTCGCCCGGCTGTGGGGCAGCCACACCGTGCGCGGCAAGACCCAGGAGGCCAAGCGGTTCCAGCACCCCGACGTCGGTCCCCTCACCCTCAGCTACCAGGCATTCGACGTGCGAGAGGCCCCGGGCCAGCAACTCGTCATCTACCACGCGGAGCCCGGCGGCAGCAGCGCGGAAGCCCTGCGTCTGCTCGGCTCCATCCACGCGACACGCACCCGGCCCTCCCCGCGCGGCGCGGACCGTACCTGA
- a CDS encoding glyceraldehyde-3-phosphate dehydrogenase — translation MTRIAVNGFGRIGRNTLRALLERDSDLEVVAVNDLTAPESLAHLLKYDSALGPLGRSVEVDGTDLVVDGRRIKVLAEREPANLPWAELGVGIVLESTGRFTAADAARAHLRAGAQRVLVSAPSAGADVTLAYGVNTDAYDPAEHVIISNASCTTNALAPLASVLDDLAGIEHGFMTTVHAYTQEQNLQDGPHRDLRRARAAGVNIVPTTTGAAKAIGLVLPNLDGKLSGDSIRVPVPVGSIVELNTAVSREVSRDEVLAAYRAAADGKLKGILEYSDEPLVSSDITRRPASSIFDAALTRVEGKHIKVVAWYDNEWGFSNRVIDTLELLARD, via the coding sequence ATGACCCGCATCGCCGTCAATGGATTCGGCCGCATCGGACGCAACACCCTCCGCGCCCTGCTCGAGCGCGACAGCGATCTCGAAGTGGTCGCCGTCAACGACCTCACCGCCCCCGAGTCCCTCGCGCACCTGCTCAAGTACGACAGCGCGCTCGGCCCCCTCGGCCGCTCCGTCGAGGTCGACGGGACCGACCTCGTGGTCGACGGCCGCCGCATCAAGGTGCTCGCCGAGCGCGAGCCCGCCAACTTGCCGTGGGCCGAGCTCGGCGTGGGCATCGTCCTCGAGTCCACCGGCCGCTTCACCGCGGCGGATGCCGCCCGCGCACACCTGCGTGCCGGCGCCCAACGAGTGCTGGTGAGCGCCCCGTCCGCCGGCGCCGATGTCACGCTCGCATACGGCGTGAACACCGATGCCTACGACCCCGCCGAGCACGTGATCATCTCGAACGCCTCGTGCACCACGAACGCACTGGCTCCGCTGGCGTCCGTACTGGACGACCTGGCCGGTATCGAGCACGGCTTCATGACCACGGTGCACGCCTACACCCAGGAGCAGAACCTCCAGGACGGCCCCCACCGCGACCTGCGCCGCGCCCGCGCCGCCGGGGTGAACATCGTGCCCACCACCACCGGGGCCGCCAAGGCCATCGGCCTGGTGCTGCCGAACCTCGACGGCAAGCTGTCGGGCGACTCGATCCGGGTGCCGGTCCCGGTGGGTTCGATCGTGGAGCTGAACACCGCGGTCTCACGGGAGGTCAGCCGCGACGAGGTGCTCGCGGCCTACCGCGCCGCCGCCGACGGCAAGCTCAAGGGCATCCTCGAGTACTCCGACGAGCCGCTCGTCTCCAGCGACATCACACGCCGCCCGGCATCGTCGATCTTCGACGCCGCCCTCACCCGTGTCGAGGGAAAGCACATCAAGGTGGTGGCCTGGTACGACAACGAGTGGGGCTTCTCGAACCGCGTCATCGACACGCTCGAACTGCTCGCGCGCGACTGA